In Microbulbifer agarilyticus, the DNA window CCGCGACCAAACCCTTCGGTTTAGTAAACCGGCAAATCAATATGTGAGAACAGTTCATCCACTTCCGCCCGCGAAGATGCCTGCGCCGCTTGGTCAACAAGCTCGCGGGTAAGATGTGGCGCGAACTGCTGGAAGAACTCGTACATAAAGCCGCGCAGGAAAATACCTTTGCGGAATCCAATTTTTGTTACGCTTGACTCAAACAGGTCACTGGCATCCAGTGCGACTAGATCACTATCCTCATCCTCAACCGCTGCCATATCCGCGACAATACCGATACCAAGACCAAGCCGCACGTAGGTTTTGATAACGTCGGCATCCGCTGCGGTAAATACCACTTTCGGTGACAAACCTTTTTCAAGAAACGCCTCATCCAGCTTGGATCGACCGGTAAACCCGAATACGTAAGTCACGATCGGGTACTTGGCCACCTCTTCCAGCGTCAACTTGGGCACCTGTGCTAACTCATGGCCCTTAGGCACCAGAATACAGCGGTTCCAGCGGTAAACCGGCATCATCACCAGATCACTGAACAGTTCCAGAGCTTCGGTGGCGATGGCAAAATCCGCAGTGCCATCTGCAGCCATCTCGGAAATTTGCATGGGTGTTCCCTGGTGCATATGCAGGGAAACTTCTGGATAGCGTGAGATAAAGCCTTTTATGACGGTCGGCAGCGCATAGCGGGCCTGGGTATGAGTGGTGGCAATGGCAAGAC includes these proteins:
- the cysB gene encoding HTH-type transcriptional regulator CysB, whose protein sequence is MKLQQLRYIWEVAHHDLNVSATAQSLFTSQPGISKQIRLLEDELGVEIFARSGKHLTRVTPAGEAILKTAGEIMRKVENIKQVAQEFSNDKRGSLAIATTHTQARYALPTVIKGFISRYPEVSLHMHQGTPMQISEMAADGTADFAIATEALELFSDLVMMPVYRWNRCILVPKGHELAQVPKLTLEEVAKYPIVTYVFGFTGRSKLDEAFLEKGLSPKVVFTAADADVIKTYVRLGLGIGIVADMAAVEDEDSDLVALDASDLFESSVTKIGFRKGIFLRGFMYEFFQQFAPHLTRELVDQAAQASSRAEVDELFSHIDLPVY